Below is a window of Yimella sp. cx-51 DNA.
ACTGGCCACCGGCAACACCATCGTCCGGCTCGTGCTCGGCGCCATCGGTGCGATCAAACCCGGCCCGGCCCCGCAGGCCTCGGACGAACTACGCGGCGGACGCCTGCTCGGCCCGATGGAGCGACTGTTCATCCTCGGCCTGGGCATGGCCGGGCAGGTGACCGCCGCGAGCTTGGTGATCGCGGCCAAAGGTCTGATCCGCTTTCCGGAGTTGCAGGCCAAACGCAACGAGCGTGAGTCGGTGACCGGCGTCGGCATCGACGAAATCACCGAGTACTTCCTCGTCGGCAGCTTCGTCAGCTGGCTGGTGGCGCTGAGCGGATTGGCGGCCTATTCGCTGGTGTGAGCGTGCCGCTCAGGCGTCGATGACGATCGGGATGATCATCGGACGACGACGCAGCTTGCCGCCGACATACCCCCCAACCGCGCGGCGGATCACCTGCTGCAACTGGTGGGTGTCGTTGACGCCCTTGAGTCGGGCCTCCTCCAGGGCGTTCTCGATCTTGGGCACCACCTTGTCGAAAACTTCAGTGTCTTCGGCGAAGCCGCGGGTGCGGATGTCGGGGCCGGCGACGACCTTGCCGGTCGAGGAGTCGCGCACGACGATGATCGTCACGAAGCCTTCGTCACGCAAAATGCGGCGGTCTTTAAGCATCGTCTCGTCGGTGGCGCCCACCGTCGATCCGTCGACGTAGACATACCCGCACGGCACCACACCGACGATCGAGGCCTGACCGTCGATCAGGTCGACCACCACGCCGTCCTCGGCGATGAGTACATTGCGCTCGGGCACACCGGTCTGGATCGCCAGGTCACCGTTGGCCACCAGGTGGCGCCATTCGCCGTGGATCGGCATGACGTTCTTGGGGCGGACGATGTTGTAGCAGTAGAGCAGTTCGCCCGCGCTGGCGTGACCGGAGACGTGCACGAGCGCATTGCCCTTGTGCACGACATTGGCGCCGCGACGCATCAACCCGTTGATCACCCGGTAGACGGCGTTCTCGTTGCCGGGGATGAGCGAGCTGGCCATCAACACGGTGTCGCCCGGGCCGATGTCGATCTGGTGATCGCCGTTGGCCATCCGCGACAGCGCCGCCATCGGCTCACCCTGCGAGCCGGTGCAGATCAGCACCACCTTGTCGTCGGGGAGGTCATTGAGCTTCTTCGCATCGACGACGAGGCCCCGCGGAATGTTCAGGTAGCCCAGATCGGAGGCGATGCCCATGTTGCGCACCATCGAGCGTCCGACGAAGGCCACCTTGCGACCGTGGTTGCGGGCGGCGTCCAGCACCTGTTGCACGCGGTGCACGTGTGAGGAGAAGCACGCGACGACGATGCGACGCTCGGCCTTGTCGAAGACGCGTTCGATGGCCGGGACGATGTCGCGCTCGGGGGTGGTGAAACCGGGCACTTCGGCGTTGGTGGAGTCGGTCAGGAAGAGATCGACGCCTTCCTCCCCGAAGCGGGCGAACGAACGCAGGTCGGTGATGCGGCCGTCCAGCGGGAGCTGGTCCATCTTGAAGTCGCCGGTGATGAGGATCGATCCGGCGGGCGTGCGGACGAAGACCGCGAGCGCATCGGGAATGGAGTGGTTGACCGCGACGAACTCACAGTTGAACGGGCCGAACTCCTCGCGGTCACCTTCACGCACCGCCATCGTGTACGGGGTGATGCGGTGTTCCTTGAGCTTGGCCTCGATGAGCGCGAGCGTGAGGGTCGAGCCGATCAGCGGGATGTCGGGTTTCAGACGCAGCAGGTAGGGGACGGCGCCGATGTGGTCTTCGTGGCCGTGGGTGAGCACGATCGCGACGATGTCGTCGAGCCGGTCACGGATGTATTCGAAGTCGGGCAGGATCAGGTCGACGCCCGGGTGGTCCTCGGGGAACAGCACACCGCAGTCGACGACGAGCAACTTGCCGTCGTACTCCAGCACGGTCATGTTGCGACCGACCTCGCCGAGCCCGCCCAGCGCGACGATGCGCGCCCCGTTCTTCGGCAGTGCCGGCGGCGTGCCGAGCTCGGGGTGCGGGTGGCTCATGAAAGTCCTGCCTCGTGGAGTGCATCGCGGACGATCGTCCGCTGTTCGTCGGTGGCCGGCAGCAGCGGCAGCCGGCAGAAGTCTGACTTGATCACGCCCTGGATCTTCAGCGCGGCCTTGGCCATGATGACGCCCTGGGTGACGGTCATGATGGCGTTCATGATCGGCACGAGCTGGGTGTGGATGCGGCGCGCCTCGACCAGGTCGCCGCGGTCGACGGCGGCGATCATCGCGGCGAACTGCGGACCGGCGACATGGCCGGTGACCGCGACGTGCCCGACGGCACCGATCGCCAGCCACGGCAGCGCCAGCACGTCGTCACCGGAGAACCACAACAAATCGGTATCGGCCATCAGCTGACTGGAGGCGTAGAGATCGGCCTTGGCGTCCTTCATCGCACGCACCTGCGGAATCTGGGCAAGCTGGCGAATCGTGTCGGGCTCCAACGGGATTCCCGAACGCCCAGGGATGTCGTACAGCATCACCGGGACGTCGGCCGCAGCCGCGATCGCGCGCACGTGCTCGACGATGCCGGCCTGCGGAGGCTTGTTGTAGTAGGGCGTCACGACCAGCACGTTGTGTGCGCCGGCGTCCACCATCGCCGTGGCAGCAGCCACGGAATGGGCGGTGTCATTGGTGCCGACACCGGCGGTGACCCGCACCCGGTCGCCGACCGCATCGACAACGGCTCTGACGGTGGCGACATTCTCTTCGTCGGTGGTGGTGGCCGATTCACCGGTCGTGCCGTTCACCACGAGCCCGTCGTGACCGTTGTCGGCCAGGTGCGTGGCGAGGGCGGCCACCCCGTCGTAGTCGATGCTTCCGTCGTCGTGCATCGGCGTGACCATCGCGGTGATCATGCGTCCGAAGGGGTTGTTGGTCATGGATCCCAGGCTATCGGTGGCGGACATGACGATCGCGTTGCCACCCGCTCGGGGGTCCGGGTGGCAACGCGATCACTGAGTACATCGAACTGGTCGTTCGTCCGTTACAGATAAATAATGTGACCTGCATCACACTGCCTCTCCGGACCGTGCGGACGCTGTCGGACGCCGCTGCTAACGTCCGGATCCATGCAGCAATACCTCGACCTGCTCGACCGGGTGATGCACGACGGCGCCCGCAAGGACGACCGCACCGG
It encodes the following:
- the dapA gene encoding 4-hydroxy-tetrahydrodipicolinate synthase encodes the protein MTNNPFGRMITAMVTPMHDDGSIDYDGVAALATHLADNGHDGLVVNGTTGESATTTDEENVATVRAVVDAVGDRVRVTAGVGTNDTAHSVAAATAMVDAGAHNVLVVTPYYNKPPQAGIVEHVRAIAAAADVPVMLYDIPGRSGIPLEPDTIRQLAQIPQVRAMKDAKADLYASSQLMADTDLLWFSGDDVLALPWLAIGAVGHVAVTGHVAGPQFAAMIAAVDRGDLVEARRIHTQLVPIMNAIMTVTQGVIMAKAALKIQGVIKSDFCRLPLLPATDEQRTIVRDALHEAGLS
- a CDS encoding ribonuclease J; the protein is MSHPHPELGTPPALPKNGARIVALGGLGEVGRNMTVLEYDGKLLVVDCGVLFPEDHPGVDLILPDFEYIRDRLDDIVAIVLTHGHEDHIGAVPYLLRLKPDIPLIGSTLTLALIEAKLKEHRITPYTMAVREGDREEFGPFNCEFVAVNHSIPDALAVFVRTPAGSILITGDFKMDQLPLDGRITDLRSFARFGEEGVDLFLTDSTNAEVPGFTTPERDIVPAIERVFDKAERRIVVACFSSHVHRVQQVLDAARNHGRKVAFVGRSMVRNMGIASDLGYLNIPRGLVVDAKKLNDLPDDKVVLICTGSQGEPMAALSRMANGDHQIDIGPGDTVLMASSLIPGNENAVYRVINGLMRRGANVVHKGNALVHVSGHASAGELLYCYNIVRPKNVMPIHGEWRHLVANGDLAIQTGVPERNVLIAEDGVVVDLIDGQASIVGVVPCGYVYVDGSTVGATDETMLKDRRILRDEGFVTIIVVRDSSTGKVVAGPDIRTRGFAEDTEVFDKVVPKIENALEEARLKGVNDTHQLQQVIRRAVGGYVGGKLRRRPMIIPIVIDA